The following nucleotide sequence is from Deltaproteobacteria bacterium.
TCTGTATTGTCCGATTCGCCCGTCATCCTGAAACCGGGTCCCTTTCTCTACGTCGCGAACGTGTCCTCTCGGAAACCACACCCCGACCGTGACGCTCTCAAGACACCGGTTGACGAGACGGTGGACGTCTTCATCGGGTATGATCCGAAAGACATAGCCTCCTCGTCAGATGGTGCGCCGCTGCCGGAAGTCCCTCCGTGCGGCCTTAGTGGCGCTGGTGTCTTCGTGGTTCCTCGCTTGGAGGAGTCTTCCCTTTGGACTCTGGGAAACATGAAACTCGGAGCGATCCAGTCTTCGTTTGCGGGTGGCAGCAAGCTATTGCGCGCCAAAAGGATCGAACTTCTCGGAGCGCTCCTGCGAGCGCTGCATCGCGGCACGGGTGGGAGTTCACCTAACAACCCGATCGAGACCGACGCCAAAAGCGGGCGCGGCTCATCGGGATAGCGTTATGCCGCTTCTCGATGGAGGGAGCACCACCCCAATGGCACTGCGTAACAGCCCCACAAGGCGAGTGCGTCGTGGCGACGCCCTGACGAGCCTAAGGTGGGCGCGATGAGCAACTACGATGAGGTCGCCCGCGACGTTCTCTCCGCGTGCGAGCCGTTGCCTCGGACGGCAGCCGTTGCGTTCGCGTTGAGGTGTGCCCGTCGTGCGACAGTCCACAACCCATTTGACGATGGTGGTGTCGCAGAAAGAGCGCTGAGGCTTGCGTCACAAGCAGCGGCTTCAGGGACCCCGGCGCCGGAAGCGCTGGAAGTCGCCGAAGAGGCGAGATCCGTGTGGATGCGAGAGGCCGCAATTGGCGCCCCCGATGTAGCCTGCGGACCACTCGCCGCCGAGTTTGCCGCCCGAGCGGCAAGCGCCGCCAACGCTAGGGCGGCGCTCGAAGCCGCCGCTCAGGCTGCCGCAGCGAATTTCGAAGGCTGGCGCCTCACGGGGGTGTGGACGGTCCCGTTCAAAGGTAGGGCTGAAGTATTTCGACGCAGGATGCTGCAAGAGGCGGCTAACCTTAGGGATTCCGCGGCTCGTTGTCGGTGGCAGGACGGCACGCCGGTTCCCGAATCGTATTTTGCGTTGTTGTCGACTTTCGATCTCGGCGCACTTGGCGACGACCCTGACGACCAAGGAATCGTAGAGATCGCGCGCGTTCTCGATCGCAAACTCTTCAGTGAATTCCTCCGATCCCCCGCCCGCCTCTACGAACTGAAACCGCGCGAGTTCGAGGAGCTCGTTGCGGAACTAGTTCATTCATTCGGGCTACATCCCGTCCTGACGAAGCGGACGCGCGATGGAGGTGCGGATGTGCTCGCACTTGATAACACCGACGGGACTCTCAAATTCCTGATCGAATGCAAGCGATACGGTCCTAGGAGACGAGTCGGCGTCGGTGTTGTGAGGCAGCTGGCCGGTGTAGTTATTGGACACGCTGATCCCAGACTTCCGTTAGGGGGATGCCCGCGAGGGATACTAGCGACGACGGCATGGTTCTCTGCGCCTGCGGAACAGTTTCTCAGGGACACGAGATGGCTGGTTGAGGGGCGGGATTTCGACGGCATAGTGGCGTGGCTAGAGGAGTACCAAGGCCTCTGCTTGGCGAAGTTGCGCCGAACTAAGTCGAACGTCTGGGCTCCCTCCGGGATTCGTGATGCTCTGGGGCATAACTCCGGCATGCAGCCGACGGCCTTCGGCCGCGGCTGATGCAAAGCGTTGGGCCGCAGGACAGCGCAAGGGCAGGAAGCGTAATTGCCATGGTCCCCTGCGGTCGTCGAGGGAGTTGATGCACCATGAAAATCTTGGTCACGGGTAGCAGTGGGCATCTCGGCGAGGCCCTGGTTCGCACCATGCAGGGCACGACACACCAAGTCGTCGGCCTCGACCGAACGGCGTCGCCCTTCACTGGGAGCGTGGGGACGATCACCGACCGCGACTTCGTGCAGCAGTGCGTGCAGGGCGTGGACGCCGTCATTCACGCGGCGACCCTGCACAAGCCACACGTCGCCACCCACACCCGACAGGACTTCGTCGATATCAACATTACCGGCACGCTCAACCTTCTCGAGGAAGCGGTGTCGGCCGGCGTCTCGTCCTTCATCTTCACGAGTACGACCAGCGCGTTCGGGCGGGCGCTGACGCCGCCGCCGGGTGCGCCCGCGGCGTGGGTGACCGAGGACGTGCGACCCGTCCCCAAGAACATTTACGGCGTGACCAAGACGGCGGCCGAGGATTTGTGTGAGTTGTTTCACCGCCGCCACCGGCTCGCGTGCCTCGTCCTGCGGACGTCGCGGTTCTTCCCGGAGGTGGACGACGATCCGACGGTCCGTAGGGTTTACGACGACGACAACGTCAAGGCGAACGAGTATCTCTACCGGCGAGTGGACCTCCAAGATGTCGTTGACGCTCATGTGCTCGCCATCGAGAAGGCCCCATCGATCGGCTTCGGGCGATACATCATCAGCGCGACAACGCCCTTCCAGCCCGACGACCTAGCCGACTTGCGTTTGAACGCCTCACAGGTGGTAGAACGGCGGGTCCCGGAGTACGCAGAGGAGTACGCTCGTCGCGGTTGGAAGATGTTCCCCGGCATCGAGCGGGTGTACGTGAATGAGCGTGCGCGGCGGGAACTGGGTTGGCAGCCCCGGTATGACTTCCGGCGAATCATCGATTGCCTGAGAACAGGGGACGCCCCCCGGAGTCCGCTGGCGCATGCGGTCGGGTCGAAGGGGTATCATGATCGTGAGTTTGCGGACGGCCCGTATCCCGTGTCGTAAGGGCCTGATCAGTCTGGAAAACGGACCGTGAACGCGACCCGTCGCCGCCCAACATCAAAGCAATGCAGCCGACGCAAAAGACGCGCGGCTCGTCGTTAAACCGTTCGGCCCGCAGTTGCGATGCGCCATAAGGGCATGACGTTGTCCATCGAAGGATCTGCGAACTGCCTTGCTCTGCCGCCACCTGCTTGGCGGCTGCTGCTCAGCCTGGCCGTACTCAAGCTCGCGCTCCACGTCGCGTCGACTGTGATGATCGGTTACGGCTACAGTGCCGACGAGCTCTATTTTCTTGACTGCTCGAACCGACTCGCCTGGGGGTACGTCGATCACCCGCCGTTCTCGATCGCGGCGCTCGGTGCGGTGCGTGCGGTTCTCGGCGATTCGCTGCTCGCGCTGCGGTTCACGGCAGCGCTGGCGGGCGCGACGGCCATCGTACTCGCCGGGCTGATGAGCCGAGAGTTGGGCGGCGGTCGCGCCGCCCAAGGGCTTGCAGGGTTGGCAGTCCTCGTCTCGCCGGTCGTGCTGTTCACCACCGGCTACTACTCCATGAACGCCATCGACCTCGCCGTTTGGACGCTGGCCGCCTATCTGCTGCTCCGGCTCCTCAACGGCGCCGACCCGCGGCTGTGGCTAGCGCTCGGTGTCGTCCTCGGTGTCGGCTTGCTCAATAAGTGGAGCGTGATCTGGCTCGGCATGGGCGTGGCGGTCGGTCTTATCCTCACCCCGCAACGGCGCTGGCTGCTTACGCCGTGGCCCTGGCTGTGTGGGTTGGTCGCGGCGCTGGTATCGATGCCGAACCTCCTTTGGCAAGCGCAGCACCACTGGCCGACGTTGGAGTTCATGCGCACCGGGATGGGTGACGTGATGGCCCAGAAGCCGCCGCTCGCCTTCATGCGCGAGCAGATCCGCGCCATGCATCCGGTGCTGGCGCTGCTCAGCGGCGCCGGACTCGTACAGTACTTCGGCAGCCCCGCCGGGCGGCCGTATTGCCTCTTGGCCTGGATCTGGATCACGGTCTTCCTGCTGCTCATGAGCAGCGGTGCGGCGCGGCCGTACTACTTGGCGCCGGCGTACCCCATCGTCTTTGCCGCGGGTGCCCTCGCCGTCGAGCGCCTGGCACGGCGGCGCAGGTGGAGATGGTTGCCCGCCGCGACGGCGGCCCTCATCGTCGTCGCCGGGGCGTTCTCGGCACCGTTCGCTCTCCCGGTGTTGCGACCCGAGCGCTTCCTGGCCTACGAGCGCACGCTCGGTATGTCGCGCCTGCAGACGGAGTTCGACGAAGGGGCGATGCCGCCGCAGTTCGGCTTCCAGTTTGGCTGGTACGAGTTGACTGACGCGGTCGCGCAGGCGTACGCACGGCTCTCACCAGATGAGCAGATGCGGGCCGGCATCCTGACCGAGACCTTTGGAGAAGCAGGTGCGATCAACTTTTTCGGATCTCACACCGGACTGCCGCACGCCATCGGCACGCACAATAACTACTGGCTGTGGGGGCCCGAGCCGTACTCCGGCGAGGTGATGCTCGCCGTCTCCAGCTCCGCGGATCGATTGAGTGAATGGTTCGGCGTCGTCACACCCGTGCAAGCGATCGACTGTGAATACTGCATGCCAGTGGTGCGCAGGAAGACCGTCTACGTTTGCCGCGCGCCGCGCCGGCCGCTGCGGGAGATCTGGCCGCAGCTCAAGAACTACAGCTAGAATGATCGGAACGAGTACATCAGTGCGGCCAGCAGGTCCGCCGCAGCCGAATTGTAGTTGGGCTGCGCGAGGCACCGAGCAGTGAGACTCGAGATCACCATAGACGTTGACGACGTAGATCGCGCAGTCGAGTTCTACTGCCGAGGCCTTGGCCTTGCCTTGGTCGAGCGCCACCCCGACTGGGCCCGGGTGAAGCTGAAGGAACAGACCTTTTGGATCATGAAGCTCCCGGCGGGAACCGCCGGCCTCATCACTCGTGACTATCGCCGTCATTGGACGCCCGTTCATCTCGACTTGATCGTGGACAACATCGACCAGGCGGTTGAGCGCGTGCTCGCTGCAGGTGGCCGTCTGGATGGGGAGATCAGGCGCAACGAACTTGAACCAATCGGCCGCCATGACGTGGCGAATCTCTCTGATCCAGCGGGGAACGGAGTTGACCTTGTTCAGCGGCACAAGTAGTCCGGTGGCGCCGCCCAAGCCGCTCGAGCGGACCGGCCACGAAGCTCGGTTGTCGCACGCGTCGGAGCGCGCCGGCCGCTCAGCGGCAATCCGTTAGCCGACTACAGATTGGAGCCGGCGCTGATGCGCGACAGTCCTGATTCTGCACCCATCGAACGCCTCTTGTCGGTGCTCAACACAATCGTTCGTCGCGATGACCTCGCATATGCCGAGGCGCCCCAGCGATTGTCGGGCGGGTACTCGGCTGACCTCTTTGCATTTCGCCTCGCCAACCCGCCTGACGGACTCGACGGCGCGCTTGTCGTTCGCCTCATGCACGACGACAGCGCCGCAGTGCGTGAGGCGGTCATTCAGCGAGCGGTGGCCGACCTCGGCTTTCCGGCACCCCGCGTGCGCATGAGTGGTGACTCGGCCGCCGGACTTGGCCGGCCGTTCGTGGTCATGGACCGCGCGCGTGGCCTCTACCCCGTGACCGTCTCTGGGCCTCGCAGCGCGTGGCGGGCGTTCCAGCGCATCCCTTTTGTGCTCGCCGACACGATGGCGGCATTGCACGCTCTGGATGCGCGCGTTGTCCTCGATCAGCTCACAGCTTCCGGCTGTGCCGCAGCACCGCTTGGAGCCGATGCGGTGCTACGGGAAATTGAGTCCCAGGTTCCCAATCTCTCCGGCGGCATGACCGGCCTCAACTGGCTGCTCAAACACAGACCAGCTCCACCCGCTCGGCCGGTTGTCTGTCACGGCGACCTCCACGCCTTCAACCTCCTTGCCGTAGAAAGCGAGATCACCGCCGTGCTCGACTGGGAGCTCGCCACCGTTGCCGATAACGAGTTCGACGTGGCGCGCACCGCCGTGTTGCTCAGCTTCGTGCCGGGCCAGATGTCCGCGGCAGTGCGACCAGTGGTCCAAGCTCTCGGACGGCGTGCGGCTCGGATATTCGGAGCTGCCTATGCGCGCTTCCACCACATCGATGACGTGTCGCTTCACTGGCATGAAGCATTACACTGCCTGCGCTTGATAGCAGTCGTCGCCAAGAATCGAGTTGACGCTGTGGGCAACCCCGTCGCCAGATTGTGGGAGCCTCTTGTGCCTGGCCTCGCGCGGCGCTTTGAGCGAATCACCGGCGTGTCCGTGAAGCTGCAGCTACGGAGCATCGCAGCTCACCTAGGAGGGTAGGCCGCGCAGTTATCGCACCAACTCCCCCCGCAGCTGATCGAGGTGATTTCTCGGTCCCTTCTGAAGGGTTCTGAGCAGTCTGCCCACTGTTCGAGCCGAGCGGCGGGCAAAAGCCGCTGCCAGCCAGGGACGGACACGTTCTCGATGAAGGTGGTGGGCGTCAGTCATCCCCGCGACGGGTAGCGGCAGCCAAAGAGATGGTAGCCGAGGGCATCCAGCTCATCGAACTGTGCGGAGGCTTCAGTCCCGTATGGGCTGGGAAGATCATCGAGGCGATCGAGTAGCCGTTCCGGTTGGCGTGGTCT
It contains:
- a CDS encoding NAD(P)-dependent oxidoreductase, with the translated sequence MKILVTGSSGHLGEALVRTMQGTTHQVVGLDRTASPFTGSVGTITDRDFVQQCVQGVDAVIHAATLHKPHVATHTRQDFVDINITGTLNLLEEAVSAGVSSFIFTSTTSAFGRALTPPPGAPAAWVTEDVRPVPKNIYGVTKTAAEDLCELFHRRHRLACLVLRTSRFFPEVDDDPTVRRVYDDDNVKANEYLYRRVDLQDVVDAHVLAIEKAPSIGFGRYIISATTPFQPDDLADLRLNASQVVERRVPEYAEEYARRGWKMFPGIERVYVNERARRELGWQPRYDFRRIIDCLRTGDAPRSPLAHAVGSKGYHDREFADGPYPVS
- a CDS encoding glycosyltransferase family 39 protein; this encodes MTLSIEGSANCLALPPPAWRLLLSLAVLKLALHVASTVMIGYGYSADELYFLDCSNRLAWGYVDHPPFSIAALGAVRAVLGDSLLALRFTAALAGATAIVLAGLMSRELGGGRAAQGLAGLAVLVSPVVLFTTGYYSMNAIDLAVWTLAAYLLLRLLNGADPRLWLALGVVLGVGLLNKWSVIWLGMGVAVGLILTPQRRWLLTPWPWLCGLVAALVSMPNLLWQAQHHWPTLEFMRTGMGDVMAQKPPLAFMREQIRAMHPVLALLSGAGLVQYFGSPAGRPYCLLAWIWITVFLLLMSSGAARPYYLAPAYPIVFAAGALAVERLARRRRWRWLPAATAALIVVAGAFSAPFALPVLRPERFLAYERTLGMSRLQTEFDEGAMPPQFGFQFGWYELTDAVAQAYARLSPDEQMRAGILTETFGEAGAINFFGSHTGLPHAIGTHNNYWLWGPEPYSGEVMLAVSSSADRLSEWFGVVTPVQAIDCEYCMPVVRRKTVYVCRAPRRPLREIWPQLKNYS
- a CDS encoding trypsin-like peptidase domain-containing protein translates to MASSAVKQEMFEAVKERIRDSVAILASDQGTNQFSGTFVEFSGDLFLATASHCLSDIRDWDTLRLATAQAGPPGIAAKGFHRALVEPRSADEIPREDVAVIRVPGDMAARLRVTPVPWAECSSADLRPGALVAILGFPWRMVSVLSDSPVILKPGPFLYVANVSSRKPHPDRDALKTPVDETVDVFIGYDPKDIASSSDGAPLPEVPPCGLSGAGVFVVPRLEESSLWTLGNMKLGAIQSSFAGGSKLLRAKRIELLGALLRALHRGTGGSSPNNPIETDAKSGRGSSG
- a CDS encoding restriction endonuclease, which produces MSNYDEVARDVLSACEPLPRTAAVAFALRCARRATVHNPFDDGGVAERALRLASQAAASGTPAPEALEVAEEARSVWMREAAIGAPDVACGPLAAEFAARAASAANARAALEAAAQAAAANFEGWRLTGVWTVPFKGRAEVFRRRMLQEAANLRDSAARCRWQDGTPVPESYFALLSTFDLGALGDDPDDQGIVEIARVLDRKLFSEFLRSPARLYELKPREFEELVAELVHSFGLHPVLTKRTRDGGADVLALDNTDGTLKFLIECKRYGPRRRVGVGVVRQLAGVVIGHADPRLPLGGCPRGILATTAWFSAPAEQFLRDTRWLVEGRDFDGIVAWLEEYQGLCLAKLRRTKSNVWAPSGIRDALGHNSGMQPTAFGRG
- a CDS encoding VOC family protein encodes the protein MRLEITIDVDDVDRAVEFYCRGLGLALVERHPDWARVKLKEQTFWIMKLPAGTAGLITRDYRRHWTPVHLDLIVDNIDQAVERVLAAGGRLDGEIRRNELEPIGRHDVANLSDPAGNGVDLVQRHK
- a CDS encoding phosphotransferase, which encodes MRDSPDSAPIERLLSVLNTIVRRDDLAYAEAPQRLSGGYSADLFAFRLANPPDGLDGALVVRLMHDDSAAVREAVIQRAVADLGFPAPRVRMSGDSAAGLGRPFVVMDRARGLYPVTVSGPRSAWRAFQRIPFVLADTMAALHALDARVVLDQLTASGCAAAPLGADAVLREIESQVPNLSGGMTGLNWLLKHRPAPPARPVVCHGDLHAFNLLAVESEITAVLDWELATVADNEFDVARTAVLLSFVPGQMSAAVRPVVQALGRRAARIFGAAYARFHHIDDVSLHWHEALHCLRLIAVVAKNRVDAVGNPVARLWEPLVPGLARRFERITGVSVKLQLRSIAAHLGG